A region of the Candidatus Paceibacterota bacterium genome:
GAATTTTGAAGATGCTGGCTTTCTTAAACTTTAAACCGCCTATATCTTTGATGTTTTGGTGTTTATAAATATCTATGCCATAGGTATTTAATTTATACTCATTTATAAATATTTGTGCATCGCTACCATCACCACAACCGACATCAAGAATTTTTTTACCTTTCTTAAAATTAAATCCTAATTTATTAAAAATATCGTTTTTATACTGGCCATATTTTTGGAAGTTTTGTTTCATAATAAGAGCTTTTCTAAGCTTTCTTTAAAAATTTTATTCCAGTCAAATCGTTTAGCATAACTTAGAGCGTTTTGGCGATAGGTTTGTAATTTTTTTTCATCTCCCATAAGTTTTATTATTGCATCGGCAATATCTCCTTTTTTATAATCAACAATTATGCCGCATTTTTCTTTTTCTATCTCTTTGGCATTGTAGGGCAGATCTGTTAATAATACCGGTATTCCCATGGAAAGATAATCTTTTATTTTGGTAGGATCAGCGTAATAGGTAAAAGATTCTTTGTTCTTTTCATACATTGCCACAGCAAGAGCGCTATTTCTCATTTTTTCTTCTAACTCTTTTCTTTCTTTAATCCATCCTGTAAAGGTAACATATTTGTCAACTCTTACTTTTTGAACAAGTTTTTTCAGGTTATTTTCATATTCTCCTCCACCTATAACTAAAAAATGGAAATCCGGAATTTTTTTTGAAATCTCAGGAATCGCCTGGATAACTAATTGAACTCCCTGTTTTTTTAGTAAATTACCCACAAATAAAAGTTGGTGTTTTTTAACTCTTTCCCAAGAGGTTCTTTTAATTTTATCAAGCCATACTCCAATGGGAACCACTTTTTGTCGAGGATAATCGCTTTTTTTTAAGCCTTTAATTTTTTCTCTACCTTCTGCAATACGAGGCGAAACATTCCAGGTTTCGTCGGCATTTTTGAGACAAAATTTATCTAACCAATGATAGAAACGATTAAAAAATTTATTGGGAAACCTTATTGGCACATAATCAATGGTGTAAAATACTACTTTATTTACTCTTCCCAATTTTCTTAAAATAATACCAACAAACGCATTAAGCCCATCTACACCAATGAATAGGTTGTACTTTTTCTTTCTGGATAAAACCCAAAAAAGACTCAAACAAAATTCAGGAAAATAATTAAGAAAAGAATGTTTTGCTCTTAACGGAAAATATCTTTTGGATATTACAGAACCTTTTATAATTATTTCCCTGAAAGATTTTGTCTCATCTATTATTAGGGGGTGGCCTATAAAAAGAAGTTCCTTAATTTTGTTATTTAATAGATAATCTCTTAACGCTTGCGGGGCTCCATAAACTAAATAATGGGTAGCAATAACTATTTCACTCTTAGAAATGTCCATATCTGCAAATTTCTTCCAGAATCATATCAATATCGTATTTGTAGTCCCAGCCTGGATAATGTTTCTTAAATTTACTCACATCAGAAATATACCAGATATGATCTCCTTTCCTATGCTTATCTGTATATTCGACATTGGCTTTCTTACCTAAAATTTTTTCGATTTTCTTAATGGCTTCTATCATTGAAATATTAGAATATCTAGACCCCCCCATGTTATACACCTCTCCCGACCGTGGTTTTAAGTAAACATGATAAAAGGCATTCACTAAATCATAGGAATGAATGTTGTCTCTTACTTGTTTTCCTTTATAGCCAAAAATTGTATATTTTTCCCCTGTGGCGATACATTTAGCC
Encoded here:
- a CDS encoding glycosyltransferase, with translation MDISKSEIVIATHYLVYGAPQALRDYLLNNKIKELLFIGHPLIIDETKSFREIIIKGSVISKRYFPLRAKHSFLNYFPEFCLSLFWVLSRKKKYNLFIGVDGLNAFVGIILRKLGRVNKVVFYTIDYVPIRFPNKFFNRFYHWLDKFCLKNADETWNVSPRIAEGREKIKGLKKSDYPRQKVVPIGVWLDKIKRTSWERVKKHQLLFVGNLLKKQGVQLVIQAIPEISKKIPDFHFLVIGGGEYENNLKKLVQKVRVDKYVTFTGWIKERKELEEKMRNSALAVAMYEKNKESFTYYADPTKIKDYLSMGIPVLLTDLPYNAKEIEKEKCGIIVDYKKGDIADAIIKLMGDEKKLQTYRQNALSYAKRFDWNKIFKESLEKLLL